From Amycolatopsis sp. YIM 10, the proteins below share one genomic window:
- a CDS encoding non-ribosomal peptide synthetase, which translates to MHSTETESATTPVLGRAALLALAPGDRAEALADYLRERYGQVTRRPAPADPDEPLFLESLQATELQLMFEAELGVALSLAELAETPSTRDIAELLAGELESGNEAAEPLPVVVPDPERRFEPFGLTDVQHAYWLGRSGLFELGDVSTHVYAQFESADFELERANRALSVLVERHDMLRAVVRADGRQQVVVDAPPVGFGWEDLSGLGVDEAWARVAEVRDRLSHEVRPSDRFPLFEFVAQRLPDGRARVHLSLDLLIADAISIQVLFGEWSRLYTDPESVLPPVGLTFRDYLAAVECLGQGPGYERAREYWMARIHTLPPAPELPTVPPVAGTPTRFTRRQFVLGPTNAARLAEIGESYGVTPSVVLCGAFAEVLGVWSKGSRFTVNVTVGDRLPVHSGVDGVVGDFTGLVLLEVDSRSAGSFGGRVRVLQERLWRDLEHRAFGGVRVLRELARAHGVARGSMPIVFTSMLGRDMPGAPGVGFAGLGAVTEVISQTPQVHIDLQAYEQAGSLVVSWDSVDELFADGVLDEMFRAFGDLVERLAGSAETWELPGRLVTVPAPPEPSLPEPVLPPIEFPDSPPTSGCVSELPYGGGFLDGLVLWRAVGLGGVDAVVWSSGVLSFGDLVVLSRRVGWRLRGLGVGVGDLVGVCLPKGWEQVVSVLGVLGVGAGFVPVDPGWPVGRRDYVWGVTGVGVVLSSSVVVDSGVVFPEGVVVVLVDGVGDWVGVSEGVLPVVGRSVSDVAYVIFTSGSTGVPKGVAVDHRGAVNTVVDVCGRWGVGVGDAVLGVSSLSFDLSVWDVFGVLGFGGRLVLPDGGGVDPGHWLDLVRRFGVTVWNSVPALFELFVEWCGRVGGVVGLRLVLLSGDWIPVSLPGRAWSVLGSGVELVSLGGATEASIWSICFPIVGVDSGWSSVPYGVALGGQSVYVLDEWLERCPVWVAGELFIGGVGVALGYWGDAERTAGSFVVHPVSGERLYRTGDVGRYLPDGVIEFLGREDFQVKVGGFRIELGEVEVVLGEYPGVSSVVVVAVGDPRGSRRLVAYVVGVGVDGVGLREWARERLPEYMVPSAVVLVDGLPLTGNGKVDRAALPDPDRVVVGREFVEPRSPGEVVLARVWCGLLNRDRISTGDNVFELGADSLLALRATAAIDGHGLRLSLRDIFDNPTIAAQAQAAQATRESDLPAVVPDPERRFEPFGLTDVQHAYWLGRSGLFELGDVSTHLYLELESADFDLDRADRVLESLVERHDMLRAVVRADGRQQVVVDAPPVGFGWEDLSGLGVDEAWARVAEVRDRLSHEVRPSDRFPLFEFVAQRLPDGRARVHLSLDLLIADASSVQILLTEFARLYADPDLELPPVGLTFRDYLAAVECLGQGPGYERAKEYWMARIHTLPPAPDLPVRTLPDGPTRFVRNQFRLDASRWERIKAKAHTLGVTPSVVLCGAFAEVLGVWSKGSRFTVNVTVGDRLPVHSGVDGVVGDFTGLVLLEVDSRSAGSFGGRVRVLQERLWRDLEHRAFGGVRVLRELARAHGVARGSMPIVFTSVLGREMPGDSSGALPGLGRLVDGVSQTPQLHLDHQVFEIAGELVVSWDSVDGLFADGVVDGMFGAFRDFVERLAEDDLWAQEGRLVAVPPLPPTPDLLPPAAPDVPELPWEPEPVPSSALTVPGPGAAGSPAGSPRSAGAELVPVADSSSELRQVSVSDLFFGGGFLDGLVLWRAVGLGGVDAVVWSSGVLSFGDLVVLSRRVGWRLRGLGVGVGDLVGVCLPKGWEQVVSVLGVLGVGAGFVPVDPGWPVGRRDYVWGVTGVGVVLSSSVVVDSGVVFPEGVVVVLVDGVGDWVGVSEGVLPVVGRSVSDVAYVIFTSGSTGVPKGVAVDHRGAVNTVVDVCGRWGVGVGDAVLGVSSLSFDLSVWDVFGVLGFGGRLVLPDGGGVDPGHWLDLVRRFGVTVWNSVPALFELFVEWCGRVGGVVGLRLVLLSGDWIPVSLPGRAWSVLGSGVELVSLGGATEASIWSICFPIVGVDSGWSSVPYGVALGGQSVYVLDEWLERCPVWVAGELFIGGVGVALGYWGDAERTAGSFVVHPVSGERLYRTGDVGRYLPDGVIEFLGREDFQVKVGGFRIELGEVEVVLGEYPGVSSVVVVAVGDPRGSRRLVAYVVGVGVDGVGLREWARERLPEYMVPSAVVLVDGLPLTGNGKVDRAALPDPDRVVVGREFVEPRSPGEVVLARVWCGLLNRDRISTGDNVFELGADSLLALRATAAIDGHGLRLSLRDIFDNPTIAAQAEVARISTVDYDAADPVGPSGMTPSQRWFLSQDLPERHHWNDASFLLALQRPLDVPTLEAALARIIAHHDALRMRFTGEPWRAEVIPAEPAEPLPFSIHDLSGSDGPAQKRATVEISDRLQASLDLAHGPLLRVAYFDMGTRPHCVLFLAHWLVVDHYSGRVVLEDLMGCYEQLLAGGQAELPAKTTSFREWTRLLAEYAHSPEVAGELEYWTAPERRNADRPAVDHHTGDNDLPSLKNVVLRLGYRETEALVSELPKATGADVSEALCAVLLRTLPVADPGSAGRRRLLVDLERHGRDIAVGEVNLSRTVGRFSTLIPSLLDLDLSIPVDEAVAEVHRQLGEMPGRGAGHGLLRYLGDGAEALAAMPAPDVGVNYLGRVDEAFLRSDLLSVPRMSYGTPRSSVGRRFRLIDVVGYVVAGRLTLTIGYSTNRHDPRTIDQFVSAFEEQLTQLATRLAELDQEL; encoded by the coding sequence ATGCACTCGACGGAAACCGAGTCGGCCACCACGCCCGTGCTCGGCCGAGCCGCCTTGCTGGCGCTCGCACCCGGAGATCGGGCCGAGGCGCTGGCGGACTACCTCCGCGAGCGGTACGGGCAGGTGACCCGGCGCCCGGCGCCCGCCGACCCGGACGAACCACTCTTCCTGGAATCCTTGCAGGCCACCGAACTCCAACTGATGTTCGAAGCCGAACTGGGCGTCGCCCTTTCGCTGGCCGAGCTGGCCGAGACACCGTCGACCCGTGACATCGCGGAACTGCTCGCCGGTGAACTGGAATCCGGGAACGAGGCCGCCGAACCGCTGCCGGTGGTGGTGCCGGATCCGGAGCGGCGGTTCGAGCCGTTCGGGTTGACCGATGTGCAGCATGCTTATTGGCTGGGGCGTTCGGGCTTGTTCGAGCTGGGTGACGTTTCCACCCACGTCTACGCCCAGTTCGAGTCGGCGGACTTCGAGTTGGAGCGCGCCAATCGTGCGCTGTCAGTGCTGGTCGAGCGGCACGACATGTTGCGGGCGGTGGTTCGTGCGGATGGGCGGCAGCAGGTTGTGGTTGATGCGCCGCCGGTGGGTTTTGGCTGGGAGGATCTTTCGGGTCTTGGTGTGGATGAGGCGTGGGCGCGGGTGGCGGAGGTGCGGGATCGGTTGTCGCACGAGGTGCGGCCGTCGGATCGGTTTCCGTTGTTCGAGTTCGTGGCGCAGCGGTTGCCGGATGGCCGGGCGCGGGTGCACCTGAGCCTGGACCTGCTCATCGCGGACGCCATTTCGATCCAGGTGCTCTTCGGTGAATGGTCGCGGTTGTACACCGACCCGGAATCCGTGCTGCCGCCCGTCGGCCTGACCTTCCGGGATTATCTGGCGGCGGTGGAGTGCCTTGGTCAGGGGCCGGGTTATGAGCGGGCCAGGGAGTACTGGATGGCGCGGATCCACACCTTGCCGCCCGCCCCGGAACTGCCCACGGTGCCGCCGGTCGCCGGCACGCCCACCCGGTTCACCCGAAGGCAGTTCGTGCTGGGGCCGACGAATGCGGCTCGGCTGGCCGAGATCGGCGAATCCTACGGTGTCACTCCGTCGGTGGTGTTGTGTGGGGCGTTTGCGGAGGTGTTGGGGGTGTGGTCGAAGGGGTCTCGGTTCACGGTGAATGTGACGGTGGGGGATCGGTTGCCGGTGCATTCGGGGGTGGATGGTGTGGTGGGTGATTTCACGGGGTTGGTGTTGTTGGAGGTGGATTCGCGGTCGGCGGGGAGTTTTGGTGGGCGGGTGCGGGTGTTGCAGGAGCGGTTGTGGCGGGATTTGGAGCATCGTGCGTTTGGTGGGGTGCGGGTGTTGCGTGAGTTGGCGAGGGCGCATGGTGTCGCGCGTGGGTCGATGCCGATCGTGTTCACCAGCATGCTGGGCCGTGACATGCCGGGCGCGCCCGGAGTGGGCTTCGCCGGGCTCGGTGCGGTGACCGAGGTCATCTCGCAGACCCCGCAGGTACACATCGATCTGCAGGCGTACGAACAGGCCGGCTCGCTGGTGGTCAGCTGGGACTCGGTGGACGAGTTGTTCGCCGACGGCGTGCTGGACGAGATGTTCCGGGCTTTCGGCGACCTGGTGGAACGGCTGGCCGGTTCCGCGGAGACGTGGGAACTGCCCGGGCGGCTGGTGACGGTTCCGGCTCCGCCGGAGCCATCGCTGCCCGAGCCGGTGCTGCCGCCGATCGAATTCCCTGATTCCCCGCCGACTTCCGGCTGCGTTTCGGAATTGCCTTACGGTGGTGGTTTTTTGGATGGTTTGGTGTTGTGGCGTGCGGTGGGTTTGGGTGGGGTTGATGCGGTGGTGTGGTCGTCGGGGGTGTTGTCGTTTGGGGATTTGGTGGTGTTGTCGCGTCGGGTGGGGTGGCGTTTGCGGGGTTTGGGTGTGGGTGTTGGTGATTTGGTGGGGGTGTGTTTGCCGAAGGGGTGGGAGCAGGTGGTGTCGGTGTTGGGGGTGTTGGGTGTGGGTGCTGGTTTTGTGCCGGTTGATCCGGGGTGGCCGGTGGGTCGGCGGGATTATGTGTGGGGTGTGACGGGGGTGGGTGTGGTGTTGTCGTCGTCGGTGGTGGTGGATTCTGGGGTGGTTTTTCCGGAGGGTGTTGTGGTGGTTTTGGTGGATGGTGTGGGGGATTGGGTTGGGGTGTCGGAGGGTGTTTTGCCGGTGGTGGGGAGGTCGGTGTCGGATGTGGCGTATGTGATTTTCACGTCGGGTTCGACGGGGGTGCCGAAGGGTGTGGCGGTGGATCATCGGGGTGCGGTGAATACGGTGGTTGATGTGTGTGGCCGGTGGGGTGTGGGTGTGGGTGATGCGGTGTTGGGTGTGTCGTCGTTGAGTTTTGATTTGTCGGTGTGGGATGTGTTTGGGGTGTTGGGTTTTGGGGGTCGGTTGGTGTTGCCGGATGGGGGTGGGGTGGATCCGGGGCATTGGTTGGATTTGGTTCGTCGTTTTGGGGTGACGGTGTGGAATTCGGTTCCGGCGTTGTTTGAGTTGTTTGTGGAGTGGTGTGGTCGTGTTGGTGGTGTGGTGGGTTTGCGGTTGGTGTTGTTGTCGGGGGATTGGATTCCGGTGTCGTTGCCGGGTCGGGCGTGGTCGGTTTTGGGTTCGGGGGTGGAGTTGGTGAGTTTGGGTGGTGCGACGGAGGCGTCGATTTGGTCGATTTGTTTTCCGATTGTGGGGGTGGATTCGGGGTGGTCGAGTGTTCCGTATGGGGTGGCGTTGGGTGGGCAGTCGGTTTATGTGTTGGATGAGTGGTTGGAGCGGTGTCCGGTGTGGGTGGCTGGGGAGTTGTTTATTGGTGGGGTTGGGGTGGCGTTGGGGTATTGGGGTGATGCGGAGCGGACGGCGGGTTCGTTTGTGGTGCATCCGGTTTCTGGGGAGCGGTTGTATCGGACTGGGGATGTGGGTCGGTATTTGCCGGATGGGGTGATCGAGTTTTTGGGTCGTGAGGATTTTCAGGTGAAGGTGGGTGGTTTTCGTATTGAGTTGGGTGAGGTGGAGGTGGTGTTGGGGGAGTATCCGGGGGTGTCGTCGGTGGTGGTGGTTGCGGTGGGTGATCCGCGGGGGAGTCGTCGTTTGGTGGCGTATGTGGTGGGTGTGGGTGTGGATGGGGTTGGTTTGCGGGAGTGGGCGCGGGAGCGGTTGCCGGAGTACATGGTTCCTTCGGCGGTGGTGTTGGTGGATGGGTTGCCGTTGACGGGGAATGGGAAGGTGGATCGGGCGGCGTTGCCGGATCCGGATCGTGTGGTGGTGGGGCGGGAGTTTGTGGAGCCGCGGAGTCCGGGTGAGGTGGTGTTGGCGCGGGTGTGGTGTGGTTTGCTCAATCGTGATCGGATCAGTACCGGGGATAATGTGTTCGAGCTCGGTGCGGATTCGTTGCTGGCGTTACGCGCGACCGCGGCCATCGATGGTCATGGCCTGCGCTTGAGCCTGCGCGATATTTTCGACAACCCCACCATCGCCGCCCAAGCACAGGCCGCGCAGGCGACCCGAGAGTCCGACCTGCCGGCGGTGGTGCCGGATCCGGAGCGGCGGTTCGAGCCGTTCGGGTTGACCGATGTGCAGCATGCCTATTGGCTGGGGCGTTCGGGCCTGTTCGAACTGGGTGATGTTTCCACCCATCTCTACCTGGAACTGGAATCGGCGGACTTCGACCTCGATCGGGCCGATCGCGTTCTCGAATCGTTGGTCGAGCGGCACGACATGTTGCGGGCGGTGGTTCGTGCGGATGGGCGGCAGCAGGTTGTGGTTGATGCGCCGCCGGTGGGTTTTGGCTGGGAGGATCTTTCGGGTCTTGGTGTGGATGAGGCGTGGGCGCGGGTGGCGGAGGTGCGGGATCGGTTGTCGCACGAGGTGCGGCCGTCGGATCGGTTTCCGTTGTTCGAGTTCGTGGCGCAGCGGTTGCCGGATGGCCGGGCGCGGGTGCACCTGAGCCTGGACCTGCTCATCGCGGACGCCAGCTCCGTGCAGATCCTGCTGACCGAGTTCGCGCGGTTGTACGCCGATCCGGATCTCGAACTGCCTCCGGTGGGGCTGACCTTCCGGGATTATCTGGCGGCGGTGGAGTGCCTTGGTCAGGGGCCGGGTTATGAGCGGGCCAAGGAGTACTGGATGGCGCGGATCCACACGCTGCCGCCGGCTCCGGATCTTCCGGTGCGCACGTTGCCCGATGGTCCGACCAGGTTCGTCCGCAACCAGTTCCGGCTCGATGCTTCGCGCTGGGAGCGGATCAAGGCCAAGGCCCACACGCTCGGTGTCACTCCGTCGGTGGTGTTGTGTGGGGCGTTTGCGGAGGTGTTGGGGGTGTGGTCGAAGGGGTCTCGGTTCACGGTGAATGTGACGGTGGGGGATCGGTTGCCGGTGCATTCGGGGGTGGATGGTGTGGTGGGTGATTTCACGGGGTTGGTGTTGTTGGAGGTGGATTCGCGGTCGGCGGGGAGTTTTGGTGGGCGGGTGCGGGTGTTGCAGGAGCGGTTGTGGCGGGATTTGGAGCATCGTGCGTTTGGTGGGGTGCGGGTGTTGCGTGAGTTGGCGAGGGCGCATGGTGTCGCGCGTGGGTCGATGCCGATCGTGTTCACCAGCGTCCTCGGCCGCGAGATGCCAGGAGACTCCAGTGGCGCCCTGCCCGGGCTCGGCCGCTTGGTGGACGGGGTCTCCCAGACTCCCCAGCTCCACCTGGACCACCAGGTCTTCGAGATCGCCGGCGAACTGGTGGTGAGCTGGGACTCGGTGGACGGCCTGTTCGCCGACGGTGTGGTGGACGGCATGTTCGGCGCTTTCCGTGATTTCGTCGAACGCCTCGCCGAGGACGACCTGTGGGCACAGGAGGGTCGCTTGGTCGCGGTCCCGCCGCTCCCGCCCACCCCGGATCTCCTCCCGCCGGCGGCCCCGGATGTGCCTGAACTGCCCTGGGAGCCGGAACCCGTGCCGTCCTCCGCGCTGACCGTTCCCGGCCCGGGCGCGGCGGGTTCGCCCGCCGGCTCGCCGCGGTCCGCGGGCGCCGAGCTGGTCCCCGTCGCGGATTCGAGTTCGGAACTGCGGCAGGTCTCGGTTTCGGATTTGTTCTTCGGTGGTGGTTTTTTGGATGGTTTGGTGTTGTGGCGTGCGGTGGGTTTGGGTGGGGTTGATGCGGTGGTGTGGTCGTCGGGGGTGTTGTCGTTTGGGGATTTGGTGGTGTTGTCGCGTCGGGTGGGGTGGCGTTTGCGGGGTTTGGGTGTGGGTGTTGGTGATTTGGTGGGGGTGTGTTTGCCGAAGGGGTGGGAGCAGGTGGTGTCGGTGTTGGGGGTGTTGGGTGTGGGTGCTGGTTTTGTGCCGGTTGATCCGGGGTGGCCGGTGGGTCGGCGGGATTATGTGTGGGGTGTGACGGGGGTGGGTGTGGTGTTGTCGTCGTCGGTGGTGGTGGATTCTGGGGTGGTTTTTCCGGAGGGTGTTGTGGTGGTTTTGGTGGATGGTGTGGGGGATTGGGTTGGGGTGTCGGAGGGTGTTTTGCCGGTGGTGGGGAGGTCGGTGTCGGATGTGGCGTATGTGATTTTCACGTCGGGTTCGACGGGGGTGCCGAAGGGTGTGGCGGTGGATCATCGGGGTGCGGTGAATACGGTGGTTGATGTGTGTGGCCGGTGGGGTGTGGGTGTGGGTGATGCGGTGTTGGGTGTGTCGTCGTTGAGTTTTGATTTGTCGGTGTGGGATGTGTTTGGGGTGTTGGGTTTTGGGGGTCGGTTGGTGTTGCCGGATGGGGGTGGGGTGGATCCGGGGCATTGGTTGGATTTGGTTCGTCGTTTTGGGGTGACGGTGTGGAATTCGGTTCCGGCGTTGTTTGAGTTGTTTGTGGAGTGGTGTGGTCGTGTTGGTGGTGTGGTGGGTTTGCGGTTGGTGTTGTTGTCGGGGGATTGGATTCCGGTGTCGTTGCCGGGTCGGGCGTGGTCGGTTTTGGGTTCGGGGGTGGAGTTGGTGAGTTTGGGTGGTGCGACGGAGGCGTCGATTTGGTCGATTTGTTTTCCGATTGTGGGGGTGGATTCGGGGTGGTCGAGTGTTCCGTATGGGGTGGCGTTGGGTGGGCAGTCGGTTTATGTGTTGGATGAGTGGTTGGAGCGGTGTCCGGTGTGGGTGGCTGGGGAGTTGTTTATTGGTGGGGTTGGGGTGGCGTTGGGGTATTGGGGTGATGCGGAGCGGACGGCGGGTTCGTTTGTGGTGCATCCGGTTTCTGGGGAGCGGTTGTATCGGACTGGGGATGTGGGTCGGTATTTGCCGGATGGGGTGATCGAGTTTTTGGGTCGTGAGGATTTTCAGGTGAAGGTGGGTGGTTTTCGTATTGAGTTGGGTGAGGTGGAGGTGGTGTTGGGGGAGTATCCGGGGGTGTCGTCGGTGGTGGTGGTTGCGGTGGGTGATCCGCGGGGGAGTCGTCGTTTGGTGGCGTATGTGGTGGGTGTGGGTGTGGATGGGGTTGGTTTGCGGGAGTGGGCGCGGGAGCGGTTGCCGGAGTACATGGTTCCTTCGGCGGTGGTGTTGGTGGATGGGTTGCCGTTGACGGGGAATGGGAAGGTGGATCGGGCGGCGTTGCCGGATCCGGATCGTGTGGTGGTGGGGCGGGAGTTTGTGGAGCCGCGGAGTCCGGGTGAGGTGGTGTTGGCGCGGGTGTGGTGTGGTTTGCTCAATCGTGATCGGATCAGTACCGGGGATAATGTGTTCGAGCTCGGTGCGGATTCGTTGCTGGCGTTACGCGCGACCGCGGCCATCGATGGTCATGGCCTGCGCTTGAGCCTGCGCGATATTTTCGACAACCCCACCATCGCCGCCCAGGCCGAAGTCGCCCGGATCTCGACCGTCGACTACGACGCGGCGGACCCGGTCGGTCCCAGCGGGATGACCCCGTCCCAGCGGTGGTTCCTCAGCCAGGACCTGCCCGAGCGGCACCACTGGAACGACGCTTCCTTCCTGCTCGCCCTGCAACGCCCGCTCGACGTGCCCACGCTGGAGGCGGCGCTGGCCAGGATCATCGCCCACCACGACGCCCTGCGCATGCGCTTCACCGGTGAACCGTGGCGGGCGGAAGTGATCCCGGCGGAACCGGCCGAGCCCTTGCCGTTCAGCATCCACGATCTGTCCGGATCGGACGGTCCGGCGCAGAAGCGGGCCACCGTCGAGATCAGCGACCGGCTCCAGGCATCACTGGACCTGGCGCACGGCCCCCTGCTGCGGGTCGCCTACTTCGACATGGGTACCCGGCCGCACTGCGTGCTGTTCCTCGCGCACTGGCTGGTGGTCGACCACTACTCGGGCCGGGTGGTGCTCGAGGACCTGATGGGCTGCTACGAGCAACTGCTCGCCGGCGGCCAGGCCGAGTTGCCCGCGAAGACGACCTCCTTCCGCGAATGGACGCGCCTGCTCGCCGAGTACGCACACAGCCCGGAGGTGGCCGGTGAACTGGAGTACTGGACGGCACCGGAACGGCGGAACGCGGACAGGCCGGCGGTCGACCACCACACCGGCGATAACGACCTGCCGTCACTGAAGAACGTCGTGCTCCGGCTGGGGTACCGGGAAACCGAAGCACTGGTCAGCGAGCTGCCCAAGGCCACCGGTGCGGATGTCTCCGAAGCCCTCTGCGCCGTCCTGCTCCGCACCCTGCCGGTCGCCGACCCGGGAAGTGCCGGGCGCAGGCGGCTGCTGGTCGACCTCGAACGGCACGGCAGGGACATCGCGGTGGGCGAGGTGAACCTCAGCCGGACCGTCGGCCGGTTCTCCACGCTCATCCCCAGCCTGCTGGACCTCGACCTGTCGATCCCCGTCGACGAAGCGGTGGCCGAGGTGCACCGGCAACTCGGCGAGATGCCGGGGCGCGGGGCGGGCCACGGCCTGCTGCGCTACCTCGGCGACGGCGCCGAAGCGTTGGCGGCGATGCCCGCCCCCGACGTCGGGGTGAACTACCTGGGACGGGTCGACGAGGCGTTCCTGCGCAGCGACCTTCTCAGCGTGCCGCGAATGTCCTACGGCACCCCGCGCAGCTCGGTCGGCAGGCGGTTCCGGCTGATCGACGTGGTCGGCTACGTGGTGGCGGGCCGGTTGACGCTGACCATCGGGTACAGCACCAACCGGCACGATCCCCGCACGATCGACCAGTTCGTGTCCGCCTTCGAGGAGCAGCTCACGCAGCTCGCCACCCGGCTGGCCGAGCTGGATCAGGAGTTGTAG
- a CDS encoding thioesterase II family protein — protein MRLFCFPHAGGTGTLYRSWAAPLAFRAEVRVVSCEAAGELTEMARSCADRLADVADGAMFFGHSMGALVAFETIRLLRRAGRRGPGLLFASGHVAPHLPSPGRELHALPRAEFWAEVRRLGGTPDELAEDAELRLAVEDRLRAEFRAAETYRYTAGQPLDCDVVALAGTEDERAPADGVAAWRLHTTGGFAVHEFTGGHFFLTERTAAVLDLIDRAGVPR, from the coding sequence ATGCGGCTGTTCTGCTTCCCGCACGCCGGCGGCACCGGCACGCTCTACCGCTCGTGGGCCGCGCCGCTCGCGTTCCGCGCGGAAGTGCGCGTCGTGTCCTGCGAAGCGGCCGGCGAACTCACCGAGATGGCCAGGAGTTGCGCGGACCGGCTGGCGGACGTCGCGGACGGGGCGATGTTCTTCGGGCACAGCATGGGCGCGCTGGTGGCGTTCGAGACCATTCGCCTGCTCCGCCGCGCCGGCCGGCGCGGCCCCGGGCTGCTGTTCGCCTCCGGTCACGTGGCTCCGCACCTGCCCAGCCCCGGCCGGGAGCTGCACGCGCTGCCCCGGGCGGAGTTCTGGGCCGAGGTCCGGCGACTCGGGGGCACTCCGGACGAGCTGGCCGAAGACGCCGAACTGCGACTGGCCGTCGAAGACAGGTTGCGGGCCGAGTTCCGCGCCGCGGAGACCTACCGGTACACGGCGGGCCAGCCGCTGGACTGCGACGTGGTGGCGCTGGCCGGTACGGAGGACGAGCGCGCACCGGCCGACGGGGTCGCCGCCTGGCGGCTGCACACCACCGGCGGCTTCGCCGTGCACGAGTTCACCGGCGGGCACTTCTTCCTGACCGAGCGGACCGCGGCGGTGCTCGACCTGATCGACCGGGCCGGTGTCCCGCGCTGA
- a CDS encoding ABC transporter permease, translating to MNGAVVPGTVALLRRNLREGVRSPVIAFIFPVLFPLFLITLVASSYERMAFIPGFPVRPYAAYMAPGLLLFTGMMGSGYSATALMLDAQTGFLDRLRLQPVRPLSILLSRLLFDAIRVIPAVAVVLVVSVVLGARIDHGWLGVLGLLVFCCVWSVAYGGLFYVVALRTGNPQAPLAMAPLSVLLLFASPAAAPPFLLQDWLETVSAWNPFTYVIEGLRALMTGPLEGSTDTALLRAGLVLLVLTVLTQLIVVPSFRRLVED from the coding sequence ATGAACGGGGCCGTGGTACCGGGAACTGTCGCGCTGTTGCGCCGGAACCTGCGGGAAGGCGTGCGCAGCCCGGTCATCGCGTTCATCTTCCCGGTGCTCTTCCCGCTGTTCCTGATCACCCTGGTCGCTTCCAGCTACGAGCGGATGGCCTTCATCCCCGGGTTCCCCGTGCGGCCGTACGCCGCGTACATGGCACCGGGACTGCTGCTGTTCACCGGCATGATGGGTTCCGGGTACTCGGCCACGGCGCTCATGCTGGACGCGCAGACCGGCTTCCTGGACCGGCTCCGCCTGCAACCGGTGCGGCCGCTGTCGATCCTGCTCTCCCGCCTGCTCTTCGACGCGATCAGGGTGATCCCCGCGGTGGCCGTGGTGCTGGTGGTCAGCGTGGTGCTCGGCGCCCGGATCGACCACGGCTGGCTCGGCGTGCTCGGCCTGCTGGTGTTCTGCTGCGTGTGGTCGGTGGCCTACGGCGGGTTGTTCTACGTGGTCGCGCTGCGCACGGGCAACCCGCAGGCCCCGCTGGCCATGGCACCGCTGTCGGTGCTGCTGTTGTTCGCCAGCCCGGCGGCGGCGCCGCCGTTCCTGCTGCAGGACTGGCTGGAGACGGTGTCGGCGTGGAATCCGTTCACCTACGTCATCGAGGGACTGCGCGCGCTGATGACCGGCCCGCTGGAGGGTTCGACGGACACCGCGCTGCTGCGGGCCGGACTCGTCCTGCTCGTGCTCACCGTGCTGACCCAGCTCATCGTGGTGCCGAGCTTCCGGCGGCTGGTCGAGGACTGA
- a CDS encoding ATP-binding cassette domain-containing protein yields the protein MSAIDVQELGKVYPDGTAALDGLTFVVQPGEIFGYLGRNGAGKTTTVRVLATLTRPSSGRASVLGFDLTSHRDEVRRHVGLSLQQAALDELMTGREHLELATTLHRITGAAGRRRVDGLLEQFGLTGVASKLVATYTVGMRRRLDTAMALVHEPGLLFLDEPTTGLDPQSRRALWDFVRDYRAGGGTVFLTTQYLDEADELCDRIAILGQGRIAVLDTPRGLKHGIGGRVLTVLGATAEERGALAGLFGADRLRESGNRCEVDLSAREDELPELLAELRDRGLAPSRLALSEPTIEDVFVRLTGDRVDSGTTSGTAAGVAAIGRTIVTKREGGR from the coding sequence GTGTCGGCCATCGATGTGCAGGAACTCGGCAAGGTCTACCCGGACGGTACCGCCGCTCTCGACGGCCTGACCTTTGTGGTCCAGCCGGGCGAGATCTTCGGTTACCTCGGCCGCAACGGCGCCGGGAAGACGACCACGGTGCGCGTGCTGGCCACACTCACCAGGCCGAGCTCCGGGCGCGCGAGCGTGCTCGGCTTCGATCTGACCAGCCACCGCGACGAGGTGCGCCGCCACGTCGGGCTGTCGCTGCAGCAGGCGGCGCTGGACGAGCTGATGACCGGCCGGGAACACCTGGAACTGGCGACCACGTTGCACCGGATCACCGGCGCGGCGGGCAGGCGGCGCGTGGACGGGCTGCTGGAGCAGTTCGGCCTGACCGGTGTCGCGAGCAAGCTGGTGGCCACCTACACCGTCGGCATGAGGCGGCGGCTGGACACCGCGATGGCACTGGTGCACGAACCGGGACTGCTCTTCCTCGACGAGCCCACCACCGGGCTCGATCCCCAGAGCAGGCGGGCGCTGTGGGACTTCGTCCGCGATTACCGGGCCGGCGGGGGCACGGTCTTCCTCACCACCCAGTACCTCGACGAGGCGGACGAGCTGTGCGACCGGATCGCCATCCTCGGGCAGGGCCGGATCGCGGTACTGGACACGCCGAGAGGGCTCAAGCACGGCATCGGCGGACGGGTGCTGACCGTGCTCGGGGCCACCGCCGAGGAACGCGGCGCACTGGCCGGGTTGTTCGGCGCCGACCGGCTTCGCGAGTCCGGGAACCGTTGTGAGGTCGACCTTTCCGCCCGTGAGGACGAGCTGCCGGAACTGCTCGCCGAACTGCGCGACCGGGGCCTTGCCCCGTCGCGGCTGGCGCTGTCCGAACCGACGATCGAAGACGTGTTCGTGCGGCTCACCGGAGACCGGGTGGACAGCGGCACCACCAGCGGGACGGCCGCGGGCGTCGCCGCGATCGGCCGCACCATCGTGACGAAGCGGGAGGGCGGGCGATGA
- a CDS encoding SCP2 sterol-binding domain-containing protein codes for MAVFPSREWLEVYVAKINESADFEAAARTFAADISFVFEAEPDNGVPRDIWCKTEFADGKCLSADYGVPEAEGRTAAFIIQAPYSRWKDVIGGKIDPIESMLDGDLAVTGHLPTLLRYVRATDELVGLAATAASGFIDEP; via the coding sequence ATGGCGGTTTTTCCGAGCCGGGAATGGCTTGAAGTGTACGTCGCGAAGATCAACGAATCGGCGGACTTCGAAGCGGCCGCGCGCACCTTCGCCGCCGATATCTCGTTCGTCTTCGAGGCGGAACCGGACAACGGGGTCCCGCGGGACATCTGGTGCAAGACGGAGTTCGCCGACGGCAAGTGCCTTTCGGCGGACTACGGCGTACCGGAGGCGGAGGGCCGGACGGCGGCTTTCATCATCCAGGCACCGTATTCGCGGTGGAAGGACGTGATCGGCGGCAAGATCGATCCGATCGAGAGCATGCTCGACGGGGACCTCGCGGTCACCGGTCACCTGCCCACCCTGCTGCGCTACGTCCGTGCCACCGACGAGCTGGTCGGCCTGGCCGCGACGGCGGCGAGCGGGTTCATCGACGAGCCGTGA